A single region of the Vicia villosa cultivar HV-30 ecotype Madison, WI linkage group LG4, Vvil1.0, whole genome shotgun sequence genome encodes:
- the LOC131594478 gene encoding disease resistance protein RPV1-like encodes MAMQSPSSSFSYGFTYQVFLSFRGTDTRYGFTGNLYKALTDKGINTFIDDNDLQRGDEITPSLIKAIEESRIFIPVFSVNYASSSFCLDELVHIIHCFKSKGRLVLPVFHGVEPTQVRHWSGSYGEALSKHEYRFQNNKQNMERLHQWKIALNQAANFSGYHFSPGSYEYKFIGEIVKYISNKINRVPLHVANYPVGLQSRVQHVKSLLDKGSDEGVYMVGLYGTGGLGKSTLAKAIYNFIADQFDGLCFLHNVRENSTKNKLKHLQEELLLKTIGLEVRLGDTSEGVPIIKERLCRKKILLILDDVDNIKQLHVLAGGLDWFGRGTRVIITTRDKHILTSHEIESVYAMEGLYGIEALELLRWMAFKNNQVPSSYEEILNRAVTYASGHPLAIEIIGSNLFGKSIEEWKNTLEGYEKIPNKEIQKILRISYDALEEEEQSVFLDIACCFKGSIWVEVENILHAHYGHCIKHHVGVLAEKSLIKINSHWGPYVDVTLHDLIEDMGKEVVRQESPKELGERSRLWYYDDIILVLKENTGTSKIEMIYLDFPSTEAVIDWNGKAFKKMKNLRTLIIKNGHFSKGSWYLPSGLRVLEWPRYPLGCIPFSISNKTFEKMKILKLDNCEYLTNISDVSCLPNLEIFSFKKCENLISIDESIGFLDKLQILNAEGCDKLSSFPPLKLNSLRELELSFCKILKKFPEILDKMNNINNITLIDTGIKEFPSSFQNLTELHNLSIRGHGKLIFRGSIPMMSNLSQVDFDGYSQFVTKPNDELSSLLSSNVKEIIIRTSKHKFLAVTLTLFSNVETLDISGSDIKILPECIKNCCFLKSIYLDYCQYLEEIRGIPPNLKSLSALGCESLTSSSKSMLVNQKLHEAGGTEFRFPSSRSELIPEWFEHQRREQSISFSFRNNFPSLVFYLSIIRLYECKIVDSGLRVYLLINDYAYTLDHLEFGNPFDIPGKYTYIFSSDWKNWLELGDYTPKGHPELKSMLDDALLKNEWIHAEVKIMIYLNPDLDSDLNDEDIVVESGIHVLKNLTSMDDIQFSISSLSKKRKLYEFLNESTSE; translated from the exons ATGGCTATGCAATCACCTTCCTCTTCATTTTCCTATGGATTCACTTACCAGGTATTCCTCAGTTTCAGGGGCACTGACACTCGCTATGGTTTTACTGGAAATCTCTATAAGGCTCTTACCGACAAAGGAATCAACACCTTCATTGATGACAATGATCTTCAAAGAGGAGATGAAATCACACCATCACTCATAAAGGCTATTGAAGAGTCTAGGATTTTCATTCCTGTGTTTTCTGTCAACTATGCCTCTTCTTCGTTTTGTTTGGATGAACTTGTTCACATCATTCACTGCTTCAAGTCAAAAGGTCGTCTAGTTTTGCCTGTTTTCCATGGGGTGGAACCTACTCAGGTGCGCCATTGGAGTGGAAGTTATGGTGAAGCTTTGTCTAAGCATGAATATAGGTtccaaaacaacaaacaaaacatgGAGCGGTTGCACCAATGGAAGATAGCTCTTAACCAAGCTGCTAACTTCTCCGGCTACCACTTTAGTCCCGG ATCATATGAATACAAGTTTATCGGGGAAATAGTCAAATACATCTCTAACAAGATCAATCGCGTTCCTTTACACGTTGCCAATTACCCTGTTGGATTACAGTCCCGAGTACAACATGTGAAATCGCTTCTTGATAAGGGATCTGATGAAGGGGTCTACATGGTAGGACTCTATGGTACCGGAGGATTGGGCAAATCCACACTTGCAAAagcaatatataattttattgctGATCAATTTGATGGTTTGTGTTTCCTTCATAATGTGAGAGAGAATTCAACTAAAAATAAGTTGAAACATCTCCAGGAGGAGCTCCTTTTAAAAACAATTGGCTTGGAAGTTAGGTTAGGTGATACTAGTGAGGGAGTTCCAATCATAAAGGAAAGGTTGTGTAGAAAGAAGATTCTTTTGATTCTCGATGATGTTGATAATATCAAGCAACTGCATGTTTTGGCTGGAGGACTTGATTGGTTTGGTCGTGGAACTCGAGTCATTATTACCACTCGAGATAAACACATTTTAACTAGTCACGAGATAGAAAGCGTGTACGCAATGGAAGGGCTATATGGGATAGAAGCTCTTGAGTTGTTGAGGTGGATGGCTTTTAAAAATAACCAAGTTCCTTCAAGTTATGAAGAAATTTTAAACCGTGCAGTTACATATGCTTCGGGACATCCATTAGCTATAGAAATAATCGGCTccaatttatttggaaagagcaTAGAAGAATGGAAGAATACATTAGAGGGATACGAAAAAATTCCCAATAAAGAGATCCAGAAGATACTTCGAATAAGCTACGATGCTTTGGAGGAAGAGGAACAAAGTGTTTTTCTAGACATTGCTTGTTGTTTCAAAGGGAGTATATGGGTGGAGGTCGAAAATATACTTCATGCGCATTATGGTCACTGTATAAAACATCATGTCGGAGTGTTGGCTGAAAAATCTCTCATAAAGATTAATTCTCATTGGGGACCTTATGTTGATGTGACATTACATGATTTGATAGAGGACATGGGTAAAGAAGTTGTCCGACAAGAATCACCTAAAGAACTTGGAGAACGTAGTAGGTTGTGGTATTACGATGATATAATCCTCGTTTTAAAAGAAAACACG gGAACTAGCAAAATTGAAATGATATATCTCGATTTCCCTTCAACGGAAGCAGTAATAGACTGGAATGGAAAAGCCTTCAAGAAGATGAAAAATCTCAGAACACTTATCATAAAAAATGGTCATTTTTCCAAAGGTTCTTGGTATCTTCCAAGTGGTTTGAGAGTATTAGAATGGCCAAGATATCCTTTAGGATGTATACCTTTTAGCATCTCAAACAAG acatttgagaagatgaaaattttaaaacttgACAATTGCGAATACTTAACAAATATATCTGACGTCTCGTGTCTCCCAAATTTAGAAATTTTTTCATTCAAAAAGTGCGAGAATTTAATTTCAATAGATGAGTCTATTGGCTTCCTCGATAAGCTTCAAATCTTGAATGCTGAGGGTTGTGACAAGTTATCGAGTTTTCCACCTTTAAAGTTGAACTCTCTTCGAGAGCTAGAACTTTCATTTTGTAAAATTCTCAAGAAATTTCCTGAAATATTGGACAAGAtgaataatattaacaatataacTTTGATAGACACTGGCATAAAAGAATTTCCATCTTCATTTCAAAATCTTACCGAACTTCATAACTTATCGATACGTGGACATGGAAAACTTATATTTCGAGGTAGCATTCCCATGATGTCAAATTTGTCCCAAGTTGATTTTGATGGTTATAGTCAGTTTGTCACAAAACCAAATGATGAACTGAGTTCCTTGTTGTCTTCCAATGTGAAAGAGATTATAATTCGAACAAGCAAACATAAATTTCTAGCAGTGACTCTTACCTTGTTTTCTAATGTGGAAACCTTAGACATATCCGGCAGCGATATCAAAATTCTTCCTGAATGCATAAAAAACTGTTGCTTTCTAAAGAGCATTTATTTGGATTATTGCCAATATCTTGAAGAAATAAGAGGGATTCCGCCAAATCTTAAATCATTGTCTGCATTGGGGTGCGAATCATTGACTTCATCGAGTAAAAGCATGCTAGTGAATCAG AAACTGCATGAAGCTGGAGGCACTGAGTTTCGTTTTCCATCGTCACGAAGTGAGTTGATTCCAGAGTGGTTTGAGCATCAAAGAAGAGAACAGTCTATTTCTTTTTCGTTCCGTAACAACTTCCCTTCCTTGGTTTTCTACTTGTCTATTATAAGATTGTATGAATGTAAGATTGTAGATTCAGGATTAAGAGTCTATTTGCTCATCAATGACTATGCCTATACTCTTGATCATCTTGAGTTTGGTAATCCTTTTGATATTCCAGggaaatatacatatatattttctTCTGATTGGAAAAACTGGTTAGAACTAGGGGACTATACACCAAAGGGACACCCAGAACTCAAATCTATGTTGGATGATGCACTTTTGAAAAATGAATGGATTCATGCTGAGGTTAAGATTATGATTTATTTGAATCCTGATTTGGATTCTGATTTGAATGATGAGGATATTGTTGTTGAAAGTGGAATCCATGTACTCAAAAACTTAACTAGCATGGATGATATTCAATTCAGTATTTCTTCCTTAtccaaaaagagaaaattatatGAGTTTCTGAATGAATCAACATCAGAATGA
- the LOC131596774 gene encoding disease resistance protein RPP2B-like, producing MNSDMEITSQTTTHTPFTFSVIVDRGQKRMLRYARREIPRKEGLELLRWMAFKNNKVHSSYEDVLNRAVAYASGFPLVLEIVGSNLFGKCIEEWKCTLDGYEKIPNKEIQKILKVSFDALEEEEQSVFLDIACCFKGCSLTEVEEILRAQYGGSMTHRIQVLAEKSLIKIGHFEQSCICILTLHDLIADMGKEIVRQKSPKKPEKRSRLWFREDIIQVLENNTENSDIEIISLDYGSSEAAIDWNRMAFGKMKRLTTLIIKSGNFFKGSIDFPRNLRVLKWQKYHSQCIPYCFLNKVSEINLFFNHV from the exons ATGaatagtgacatggaaatcacgtcgcaaACTACTACACATACACCATTCACCTTTTCTGTTATAGTAGACAGGGGACAAAAAAG AATGTTGCGATATG CACGAAGAGAGATTCCAAGGAAAGAAGGTCTTGAATTGTTGAGGTGGATGGCTTTCAAAAATAACAAAGTTCATTCAAGTTATGAGGACGTTTTAAACAGGGCTGTTGCTTATGCTTCTGGCTTTCCATTAGTTTTAGAAATAGTGGGTTCCAATTTGTTTGGAAAGTGCATAGAAGAATGGAAGTGTACATTAGATGGGTATGAAAAGATTCCCAATAAAGAGATCCAAAAGATACTTAAAGTAAGCTTTGATGCTTTGGAGGAAGAGGAACAAAGTGTGTTCCTAGATATTGCTTGTTGCTTTAAAGGTTGTAGTTTGACAGAGGTTGAAGAGATACTTCGTGCTCAGTATGGTGGCTCCATGACACATAGAATTCAAGTGTTGGCCGAAAAATCTCTCATTAAGATTGGTCATTTCGAGcagagttgtatttgtattcTGACATTACATGACTTGATAGCGGACATGGGTAAAGAAATTGTCCGACAAAAATCACCCAAAAAACCTGAAAAACGCAGTAGGTTGTGGTTCCGAGAAGATATAATTCAAGTGTTAGAAAATAATACG GAAAATAGTGATATTGAAATCATATCTCTGGATTACGGCTCATCTGAAGCAGCAATAGATTGGAACAGAATGGCTTTCGGGAAGATGAAAAGGCTCACAACACTTATTATTAAAAGTGGTAATTTTTTCAAAGGCTCTATAGATTTTCCACGTAATTTGAGAGTATTAAAATGGCAAAAATATCACTCACAGTGTATTCCATACTGTTTTCTCAACAAGGTAAGtgaaataaacttatttttcaatcatgtatAA